The genome window aaatcttcaaatcactaattatcttttattttttctagcCTTCACCTATAATAATAcattatacaaaaataattatttttaaagaataaaataagattttaacatttgtattaaaaaaaagttacactaattttaaaaatataatacgaattattactaattttaaaaaaattcataattaaaattaatttttaaatattaaatgatcACCATAAAAGGTCACCTActtctaattttgaaaatttaagtaGAGTTGTAATCAAACTGCTTTAACATTCCGTACCCGTTAAAAGAGGAAAGTCCGGAAGGATACGAATCCGGGTCAAATAAGGATTTGGGTCTGACTTCTTCTATAAATTTGGGGCAATTCTTGGATCCTCCAGATCGAGTTGAACCCAGAAACCCTATAGCCTGAGCGGTTGAAGACAGCGATGGCGGATCCAAGCTCCTCAGGCCCTTCCTCTTCTCCGGAAGTGTACGTCTTTTCTTCTCGGTTTATTGCTGCCGAAATTTTATgtctttttggtaatttttgtgttttttttctttgggtggAGGGTTGATTATGGGGGTTGGGTTTTTGGTGGTTTGGTGTTTTCTGTGTtaatgtttgaattttgaagtaGAAATATTTAGTTCGGGTTTTGTTTGTGGGTTTTTTTGGTCACTAAAAGAAGTGAGGGTAACTGGAGAAAGCAAAAGTTGGTAAGTTTATGTTTCTGGTCGTGTTGGCTTCAGAAGCATGAGGATGCTCGCATGAATGGGATTCAGTCGATCACGAGGCTTTAGGTTTTTTGCGGGGTTCGagcaatgaaaataaaaaacttgtcaTATTTTCGTTGGTTTTCTCATCAGCCAAACGGGGTGTACAGTGTTTTCTCAACCTTTAAAGAACGCGTATTTGTGATGATTTCCATGTTATTTAAGGGAAGAAACGTGCCACGATCATGGCCTGGTGATTCTCATGGGGTAGCTTAACATAAAACCAATCCCGATTTCAATAATTGGGGTTTAGAGTCTCAATTAAACAGCGAAATTTGGATTGCATGAGAACTCCATTGCAGCTGTTGATGTTTGATTACAATCTGAATTTTCTGGTGTGGTATTTTCTTCTAGCGTATGCCGTAGAGACATAAGGAAGATTTACTGGGTAAATAAAAGGAAACTACATCCACAAAATTAAAAgtagaattaaaaatcaaaaaacaaaaaggggaATGCTTTGTTTAACAGAATCTAATACCAGATATCCAACCTTAAAGGAAGAGCTGGAAGTCAATCTTCTCACATTACTATATTCAACCAAATTTGTTCTTTTAGATGTCAAGATCTTTATAAGAGCTTAGAGTTAGTTTATAATTTGTGCAATTAATTCCTTGTTGTTGAGTTTCAATAAAGCTGTGGGATCCCGAATCTTATTAGGTAGAACTCAAATAAGGTAGAAATTTGCATGGtgaaaatctatttaatatagCTCTTCTTTCGGTCTCTAAGCATTTAGTTGTTTCCTCCAAATTAGTTATCATCTGTGCAGtttttaaattagttaatttcacccgatttagaaattattttatatttcagaCCAATTTATTTGAATGCTTAAAACAGGAAAAGTGTTAAGAAGGATTTTTCTACTGCAATTTTGGAACGTAAGAAGTCACCCAATCGTCTCGTTGTCGATGAAGCGGTGAATGATGACAATTCTGTGGTTTCCATGAACCCTGCAACAATGGAAAAGCTTCAGTTCTTTCGAGGAGACACTGTTCTAATCAAGGTGATTTTCCACTTCTTTTTTCTGTTTGGGTTTGGATACGCATCTGAGAAATTAACAGAAAATCTCTTTTTACAGGGAAAGAAACGAAAAGACACAGTGTGCATTGTTCTTGTTGATGAACAATGCGAAGAACCAAAGATCAGAATGAACAAAGTTGTACGAGCCAATCTTAGGGTACGCCTTGGAGATGTTGTTTCTGTCCATCAGTGTCCTGATGTGAAGTACGGAAAGCGAGTTCACATCCTCCCAATTGATGATACAATTGAGGGTGTGACTGGCAACCTGTTTGATGCATATTTAAAACGTAAGTCTATGCagtctttaaattatttagatgcgtttatttacttatttatttattttgttcttttatttgtcACCTTGCTACTACAATACATTTCTTTGTCAATCATTTTTGCAACACAGGTGTTTGACTATTTTTCTGTTGGTTTAACAGCATATTTCTTGGAATCCTATCGGCCTGTTAGGAAGGGTGACCTTTTCCTGGTCAGAGGAGGGATGCGAAGTGTTGAATTCAAAGTAATTGAAACAGATCCTGGTGAATATTGTGTTGTTGCACCAGATACTGAGATCTTCTGTGAGGGAGAACCCATCAAACGTGAAGATGAGGAGAGATTGAATGAAGTTGGCTATGATGATGTTGGTGGTGTAAGGAAGCAGATGGCCCAGATCCGTGAGCTGGTAGAACTTCCCCTTAGGCACCCACAGCTTTTCAAATCTATTGGGGTGAAGCCACCAAAAGGCATTTTGCTCTATGGGCCACCTGGGTCTGGAAAAACCCTAATTGCAAGAGCTGTAGCTAATGAGACTGGTGCATTTTTCTTCCTGATAAATGGACCTGAAATAATGTCAAAGTTGGCTGGTGAAAGTGAAAGTAACTTGAGGAAGGCATTTGAGGAAGCAGAAAAGAATGCCCCATCCATCATTTTCATTGATGAGCTAGATTCTATTGCTCCAAAGAGGGAAAAGACACATGGTGAAGTGGAGAGGCGTATTGTATCCCAGCTGTTGACTCTAATGGATGGCCTTAAGACCAGGGCTCACGTGATTGTCATTGGTGCTACCAACAGGCCAAATAGCATTGACCCTGCATTAAGGAGATTTGGGAGATTTGATAGAGAGATTGACATTGGTGTACCAGATGAGGTTGGCAGGCTGGAAGTCCTTCGAATCCACACAAAGAATATGAAACTTTCTGATGATGTAGGACTCTACCTTGTGCCTTCTCATCTTCTACTTTAGGAACTCCTGTCTAGAGGGACAATATGTTCATGTGTTTGATTGATATTGTTTTTCAGGTTGATCTTGAAAGAGTTGCAAAAGATACACATGGTTATGTTGGTGCAGATCTTGCTGCTCTTTGCACAGAAGCTGCTCTTCAGTGTATCAGGGAGAAAATGGATGTGATTGACTTGGAGGATGAGACAATTGATGCTGAGGTGTTGAATTCCATGGCTGTGACTAATGAACACTTCCAAACTGCACTGGGGTCTTCCAATCCATCGGCCTTGCGTGAAACAGTAAGTGCTAATAACGAACAAACAAACATGTTTAGCTGAAACACTTCCTTAAGAAGCACATGTTTCCATCTGGTGCTTGTTAAACCCAAATTCTTACCGTCTTGGTTGGCAGGTTGTGGAGGTTCCAAATGTGTCATGGGAGGACATTGGTGGGTTGGACAATGTTAAAAGAGAGCTTCAGGAGGTGTGTGCCTTTGTCCATTTGTAAGATTTGCTTGTGAAAAATGTTCTATATGTTCAACCCTTTAGTATAATCTGCAGCTATTTTGGTTGCTGATATGCTTTTTGGTATGTTGTATCATTTGCTGATTGTCCTCAATTCTAGTGGTAGTGGTAGGCAATCATTTTTATGGTTAAACTTTTATCACCTGCTTggttagcaatataggagataGAATTTTATTTTGCCAGGCACTACTAACTCCACATTTCACCTCTTCTTTGACCTAGTTTCCCCCCTTTGTTTCTCCATCTCTAGTAGACCTCTAATTTTCTAAATGATGAGAACAATTACATAAGGTTTTGGGTTATTACAGACTGTCCAATATCCAGTGGAGCATCCTGAGAAGTTCGAGAAATTTGGCATGTCACCTTCTAAAGGTGTGCTCTTCTATGGACCTCCTGGCTGTGGTAAAACCCTACTTGCGAAGGCAATTGCAAATGAATGCCAGGCCAACTTCATAAGTGTTAAAGGACCTGAGTTGCTGACCATGTGGTTTGGAGAAAGTGAGGCAAATGTGCGGGAGATATTTGACAAGGCACGGCAGTCAGCACCGTGTGTACTCTTCTTTGATGAACTTGATTCAATTGCAACTCAGGTATTAATTCTTGCCCTACTTTTGCAAGTAGTGTACATGCCGTAATGTAGCAATCCTTATTCACTGGTTTCTAATTGCATCCTCTACTGGCATGTCTAAGATTGTCTATTTTATGTGTTCCTTTTGTGCCCTGCTTTTCAGCGTGGCAGTTCTGTAGGGGATGCTGGTGGTGCTGCTGACAGAGTCTTGAATCAACTTCTGACAGAAATGGATGGAATGACTGCAAAGAAGACTGTTTTCATCATAGGAGCAACAAACAGGCCTGACATTATTGACCCAGCATTGCTCAGGCCTGGACGTTTGGACCAGTTGATTTACATTCCACTACCAGATGAGGCTTCCCGTCTGCAAATATTCAAAGCATGCTTAAGGAAGTCACCAGTCTCTAGGGATGTTGACCTAGTAGCTCTTGCACGGTATACTCATGGTTTTAGTGGTGCAGATATCACTGAAATTTGTCAACGGTCCTGCAAATATGCCATtagagaaaatattgagaaggtAAGTGATTTTCCTCAAATTGGAAATAGCATTCTGCATATCATACTTGCCTGAGCATGGCATATGTAAAAAATTCATCATCTTGTAGAGGTAATTACACTATACATGCTAGTTGTAGGCTGATTTAGTTACAAGGTTCACTAAGCATGAATGTGTATGAACTTGACTTTATTGATTAAGTTCTAACCCTTTTGTTTATGTGATTGATGAATATCaaatttctcattttgattttgtGTTCCATCTgcatattaatttcttattaaatactctttaatccatttttgcctaagagaaaaaaaatcgtaattgtttcttctttccCCCTTGAGAAAGAGGGGAGATTCATTTTGCACACTATTGCTTTTCCTCGTGTCTAATCCCTGGAGATGCAGGATATTGAGAGGGAGAGAAAGAAGACAGAGAACCCTGAGGCGATGGAAGAagatgatgttgatgatgtcCCTGAGATTAAAGCAGCACACTTTGAGGAGTCTATGAAATTTGCACGCCGAAGTGTCAGTGATGCAGATATCAGGAAGTACCAGCTCTTTGCTCAGACTCTACAGCAATCACGGGGATTTGGATCTGAGTTTCGGTTTCCAGATCAGCCCAACAATGCCACAGCAGCATCAACAGCTGCAGACCCATTCTCCTCAGCAGCTGCTGCTGGAGATGATGATGACCTGTACAGCTGATGTGTTTATTTTTCAGAGACACTGGTGCAATATCAAGCTGACGATCAGTTGTAGAACTTGTTTTTTgctgtttcttttttatatctaaGAATTTTATCTCCTTTTGTATGCCTAGGCTCTAATGGTGGCTAAATACATGAATGAATAGCTACATAACTTAGTTACGGGGATAGGAGGATTAATACATTTTCATTTGAGCCTTTTGATTTTGCCCCACATATTTGATTCTTTTTGGGAGTGGGTCTTGCCCATTGATTAGGCAGTTTGGATTGGTAAATGCTGAACCTCAATGGCCACTCTGCTTGACAGGCGTTTCAATTGAGTCATTGCTTTTCACACCCATTCCAGAAATCATCTGTTACATTTTCTGTTGTCATTTTGGGTGATGACAACAATCTTCTGCAGTTGGTTTGCATTTTGTAACCTCTTCTACATGGATCTTCCTCTTCCTTCTTTCCAACAGTCATGTATATGATAATTTAGATTGAAACATCTTTCTCTCCGTAGCAGAAAATCTACTCAAAAGATGGGGATAACTTTGAAATATGGGAACATCTGGATTTGAGACATTAGGGTCATATCTTGGAGTCATAATTGCATCTACTTGCGGGGGTTATCGTCAAGATGTGACCTCCGGCAAAGGGTAATAATGCAAGtttatgtcgatgatattatggCTACTGGCAGTTCCTGACATGATTGAGCTCGCCCGACATACTCCGTGATGATAGGTGCCATGAGATGACGGTAAGTGATGGGCATTGAGGTGATGGTAAGTCATGGGTGCCCAATGCCCATCCGTCAAATGTGATTTAAACGACAATCCCTGGCTGTAATGGTAAAAGATCCAGCCCTAAGCTCTTTACAGCAATGGAATATTTACGGGACCCCTGTAGTTTTAACTCAATTTAGGAAAAGGTTGGAAAAGAGGCAACTGACAAGACTACTTTCAGTTATAGACTATTCTACTTCGGACTTCAGCAGGGCAGAGTCAGCAGATCAACCTCCTCATGATGAAGGGGTGGAAATCTTGGGTTTAGTACATGTTTCTCAAAATACCTGATTTCTTCCTAATATTTTAGGACAGCTTCAACAGGCATAGTAGATCTGAGATCTCGTCTGTGGGCTCCATTGCCCACCAGTGGTCTCTGCATTGTGTTCATTTGCATGTGTTGTCACGTGACCTTTCACAGTCCCACACGTGGGTATCatcttccttctctcttttctctttattttacctAATTTGATATATAACCAAAGTACACGCACTGGTTGAATATTTTTGAAGTCACCCCTGCCTTCAgcaattcataaaaatatgtttgttaCTCAATCAGCTTcacaaaaggcaaaaaaaaaggtacaaagtgaggaagaaaaaaaccctaataaTGCAATGAGTGCATGGCTTGGTAGATTATTGTGTAAGGATTAAGTTGGATCACCTTTTCTTTTTGAGTTACACAAGAGATATGTTGCTTCTCATGATTCTTCTATTACCTACCAATGTCCCTTTCTTAGGGTAAGATTGAAACAGTAAAACTAAAGAATTGAGATGTGAAAAATGAACTAAGTGTGTATATAGAATTGACACAAATCTTTGGAACTGGGTTGAATGGGTTTTGCAGGAGTCGATTGGTTGTTGGTGAAAGGAAGACATTTGGTTTGCTTTTGGATGTAGCAgcttaatttttcataaatccAATGTATCTCAGCAAGCTTCCATACCTTCTCTAGTGTTTTGTATGTCTCTGGTTCACGTGGTGGGGACCTATAGACTTGCATGAAACGAAGGAGACTTCTCCTTCTCCTTATCCTTAATTatgaaagaggaagagaaaacCAATCATTGCCCACAATTCCCCACAACCACACATCCCCAAGGAGAGAGACAGAGGAGAAGCCAGCCCATCCTCCAAAGGCCAAGAAAAAGGCCTTTTAAATCTTGCAAACACCACAACAAACACATCTTTCAGGACATCCTTGTGGTCCTTTTCAGTGAAATGATGGAATTGACTTCACAAGAAAGCAAAACACTAGTGTCTCTGTCTCTCTATGAAATTGCCTTCCACGGAATCACGGTTTCACCTAAGACATGCAAAAACCCAAAACCAAGTAATTTGATTGAGAAATAGTCTCATCTCATAATAATGTCAGATTAAATTGCTATATACACTcaatcaattttccttttttggctCACCTTGTTAGCTAACTCTTTACAATACCCATGTCTCCCTACTCCCCAATTCCCAATAAA of Vitis vinifera cultivar Pinot Noir 40024 chromosome 17, ASM3070453v1 contains these proteins:
- the LOC100258668 gene encoding cell division cycle protein 48 homolog, translated to MADPSSSGPSSSPEVKSVKKDFSTAILERKKSPNRLVVDEAVNDDNSVVSMNPATMEKLQFFRGDTVLIKGKKRKDTVCIVLVDEQCEEPKIRMNKVVRANLRVRLGDVVSVHQCPDVKYGKRVHILPIDDTIEGVTGNLFDAYLKPYFLESYRPVRKGDLFLVRGGMRSVEFKVIETDPGEYCVVAPDTEIFCEGEPIKREDEERLNEVGYDDVGGVRKQMAQIRELVELPLRHPQLFKSIGVKPPKGILLYGPPGSGKTLIARAVANETGAFFFLINGPEIMSKLAGESESNLRKAFEEAEKNAPSIIFIDELDSIAPKREKTHGEVERRIVSQLLTLMDGLKTRAHVIVIGATNRPNSIDPALRRFGRFDREIDIGVPDEVGRLEVLRIHTKNMKLSDDVDLERVAKDTHGYVGADLAALCTEAALQCIREKMDVIDLEDETIDAEVLNSMAVTNEHFQTALGSSNPSALRETVVEVPNVSWEDIGGLDNVKRELQETVQYPVEHPEKFEKFGMSPSKGVLFYGPPGCGKTLLAKAIANECQANFISVKGPELLTMWFGESEANVREIFDKARQSAPCVLFFDELDSIATQRGSSVGDAGGAADRVLNQLLTEMDGMTAKKTVFIIGATNRPDIIDPALLRPGRLDQLIYIPLPDEASRLQIFKACLRKSPVSRDVDLVALARYTHGFSGADITEICQRSCKYAIRENIEKDIERERKKTENPEAMEEDDVDDVPEIKAAHFEESMKFARRSVSDADIRKYQLFAQTLQQSRGFGSEFRFPDQPNNATAASTAADPFSSAAAAGDDDDLYS